The Campylobacter curvus genome includes the window TGATAGACAAGCCGGGCGCGTTGCTGGCGCTTACCGACGCGCTAAAAGATGCGAACGCAAATATCGTAAAGATCGACTACGATCGCTTTTCGACCGAGCTTGAATACGGCGATGCGAGCATCACTATCACACTTGAGACCAAGGGCGCAGAACATCAAGAACGCATAAAAAAGGTGCTTAAAGAGCATGGATTTGAATTTACGCAGGTGTTTTGATCTGACAGATAGATAGTGTAAATTTAGGCTTTAGCGGGCTAAATTTATAAGGATCAAAAAATGAAACGAGAAATTTCATCTTTTATATTAACCAACGAAGAGCGTAAGTTCCTAGGCTTAGAGCCCTTGCCAGCGTACTGGGAGGCTGTGAGGATAGGGGAGACGGACTATTTTTTGACGGTGACGTCATACGAAAGATTATAACATCTACGAGTGAGCGATACTACGAGACGCAGCTTTGTGAGCGCACGGCTGAAAACCGCACCATCGTGCTACCAAAGACCGCGCGGGGCAAACCAAAGAAGCTAAATTTCACCACTACGCAGTCATTTAAGGGGCTTGGCGTGTATTTTAGTTTTACCGCTAGCTCCGTCATCATCGCAAATTTCACTACGCAAACGACGTTTTACTACGAGGATATTGGAGAAGGTAAAGAAGACAAAGACATCGCCATCAAATTTAAAAACTGGCTGGAAAAATGGATAGTAGATACATCAAAAGCTGATCTAGCGGAGCTTGAAGCCTTTAAAAACACCTCACGCCAACACTGCAAATTTAAAGAAGGCGACTTTTTCACATTTAAATTTGATAGGCGTAAGTGGGGCTTTGGGCGTATTTTAATCGATGTGGCAAAACGCCGTAAAACGCCCGAATTTGCTCGTCTAAGACACGCTGGACTAAATAACCTAATGGGTAAGGCGCTCATCGTAAAGGTCTATCTCACTGTAAGTGATACTCCAAATACCGATCTGGACGCACTCACTGCTATGCCAGCCCTGCCAGCACAGGCTATAATGGATAACTGCTTTTACTACGGCGAATATAAGATCATCGGACACAGACCCCTTGAACTACGCGATCTAGACGGCGCACCGATCTCGTTTAGCAGGAGTATCAGCCATGCTGATCCAGACTATGTTTATTTGCAATATGGGCTAATTTATAAAGAAGCTTCAGCGGCTAAATTTAAAAAATTTGTCCGCAAAGGCGAATTTGGCCCGATCCTTACCGAAACGAAGCTATCGGCTGGTCTTTGTTTATAGGGGACTTAAAAGAAGGTCCAGTAAAACAAGGCATCGAAATTTATGATAAAAACGATCTGCGAAACCCTGAAAATATCGAGATAAAAAGAGAGATATTCAAATTTTTTGGCTTGGATGCGGACGCCGGGTATGAGGAAAATTTGAGGCTTTTTGAAAAAGAGCCAGAGATATGAATCGGCTCGTGCGAGGGTATATCGGCGGATATAGGCTTGTTTGGATAAATTTAAAGGCATACAAAAAAGACTGAATTTGACCTGTGATTTAACAAATCTTTTATCAAGATTTGCTACAATCTGCCGCATAAAGGAGCGAAAATGACCGAATACACTAGCCTTATTTTAGCTATTTTGCTGCTCGTATGCGTGGTGGCGATATTTAAATTTAATAAAGCCCTAAAAGAGGCGCAAAAGCCCGTCACTACGAGCATAACGACCGATATAGAACAGATAAAATCCATCGGCGAGCTCTCCGTATTTCAAGTATATAGCAAAGAGATCGTCACAAAGACCGATCACGCGTTTGGAAATTTTGGCAAAGAGTATCTTAGATGGCTCGTGAGCGAGAAAAAGCTCTCGATGATATTTGAGTTCGAGATAAATTTCATCTACGATCTAACGAGTCCGAAGCTTGAGATAACGCAGATCGCAAACTCCAAATACAAGGTCAAAATGCCGCCTTGCAAGTATAAATTTTCGATCGCTAATATGAAATTTTATGACGAGAAAAATGGTAAATTTATCCCGTTTTTGTTGCCCGACTCGCTAAACGGCTTTTTTGGAAGTAGCTTTAGAGAAGAGGATAAGAACCGCCTGATAGAGGAGGCGCGAAGCGAGGTCGAAAAGATGAGTATCAGGCTCATCTCGCAGCTACAAAGCAAGATCCACAAGTCCGCTCGCGATACGCTAGAGGCCATCGCCAAAAGCTTCGGGGCGAATTGCGTCATTTTTGAATTTAATGACAACGAAGAGCAGATAGGCTCGCAGCTAAAGCTTGAAAACATCGCTTAGACAGCCTTTAAAAGCCTTAGCTACGAACCAAATGAAAAACTATCTATAAAACACTCGGCTTAGATATAGGCCTTGCGCTGCGGCGGGTATCCTGGTGAGTGGCTTTTTGTGATTTAGGGCTAAATTTAGCAGCTCGTCGCCGTCTTTTAATTTTAGAGCTTTTAGCAGGCTTGCGACCATTAGTCTTACCTGCGCTCTTAAAAAGCCGTTTGCCTTAAAGACGATGACGGTTTTGTTTTTGTATTCGTAGCAGTATGCTTTGTAAATTTCGCGAATAGGGCTTTTCGTGCCGCTTCCTGTTTTCATAAACGCGCTAAAATCATGCTTCCCGATAAAAATTTTAAGTATATGATTTGCACGAGCGGTATCAAATTTAGGCGCTAAAAGGCAGTAATCCGCGCGAAAAACATCGTATCTACCGTGATCTATGATGTAGCGATATAGTCTCGCCTTTGCATCGTATCTGGCCTGAAAATTTTCATTTACGCGCTTTATGCTTTTTATATGTATGAAAGGATGCGCGTGGCGGTTTATGAGGTTTTTAAGACGATCAAGGTCTTTAAAATGCTCCCCGCACTCCACCGCAGCACTCTGAGCCGTCGCATGCACGCCCTTATCGGTGCGCGAGCTTAAAACCAGTTTGCCAAAGATGCCCACATGAGCCAGCGTACGGGCTAGGGCGTCTTGGACGCCGTTTTCATGCGGCTGGGTCTGAGAGCCCTGAAATTTTGAGCCGTCGTAGCTAAAGATGAGCTGAATTTTCATCAATACCTTCGCATGATCTTAAATTTATAAAACCAAACTCCGGCGGCAAAAAACGCCGCGAATACTCCCGGTATAGCTATGATCGGACGCGGGCTTAGCAGCATTATGAGCGTAAAATATCCAAACAATATCCCAAACGTGCCAAGATATACCGCACCCTTTTCGTATCGGTATGTCACGATACCAAAGCTTATGGCAAAGAGCGTCGTCGCTAGCGGGAAAAGTGCGACCAAAACGTAAGTGCTAAGATCTTTTTTGCGCTTGGTGCTGGTCTTTGCCTCGAGCCAGTACTCTTTTATGCTGTCTACATCGTTTATTTTCTCGTTTTGTGCGGTGCGGATAGTCATGGATTTAAAGTTGCTTTGATGATAGACCTTGTCTCTCATATCGTAAATTTTGCCGTTGTTTAGGGATAGCTCTATGTTTGATTTCGTATTTATCATCTTGGCGTTTTGTGCGACTATGAGGCGTTGCGAGTCTTTGATAAAGGGGTTGAACATCACGATATTTTTATAGATCGTGCCGTTCTCGTCGCTTCCTTCACTGCCTACATAGACCATCCAGTCTGAAAATTTTTGCCCAAATTGTGTCGGCTTTAAATTTAGCTTCGCGACGGTCTTTTTGTAGTCGATGAAATTTGAGTTGAGCTCCGAGGCTATCGGTATCATGACGATCGCAACTATCAGCAAAAGTGCGCTTAAGGCGGCAGAAAACGCCAGGAAAAATTTAGCGATGGAATTTGGCGAGCTTCCTAAGGTGAAAATGACGATGCTTTCGTTTTCTTTGGATAGGCGAAAGAGCGTCATCGCAAGCGCTACGAAAAATGCGATAGGAACGACAAAGAGCAAGACACGCGGCAGCATGAACATATAAAGCTTCAAAAGCTCGCCAAACGTTATCTCGATATATGACGTCACGCGGGCGATCTGGATGAAAAAGACTATCGACATTATCAAAAAAAGCGTGCTAAAGAGCGACGCGAACGTGCCTAGAAAGTTGTATAAAAGATATTTGTTGACCCTACTCATAAAGCATCTCTATAAAATTTAAAATTTCTGTATCAAAGACATAGGTTACGACTAGTCCTGCGCTCAAAAACGGCACGAACGCCAGCTCGTAGCCGCTCTTTCGCACCAGCGCATACACCGGCAGTGTCAAGATCGCAGCAAGATAGACCGCAAAAAGGGCGAGCTTTAGCGGCAGCACCGCACCTATGATAGCGGCTATAAAGATGTCTGCGCTACCCATCGCCTCCTTTTTCATAGCCGCACTTACGATAAGCCTAAGCAGCCAAAATCCAAACGCAAAGCCAAAGGCGTTTATAAACGCCGAAAAATCGCCAAACCATAAAATTTCACGCGCTGCGTAAATAAGCGCGAAGCCAAGTGCGGCAAAGAGCAAAACGTCCGGCACGGCTTTAAATTTTATATCTATGAGGCTAAGAGCTAGCAGCATGATAAAGCAAAGTCCCAGCAAAACGGCACTTGCAAGCGTTTGGACATTTAGCATATCGCCGCACTCTTTGTAAAAGCAAAGCAGCATCAAAGCGCCGGAAGCCGCCTCGACTAGCGGGTAGCTCGGACTGATCTTGGCTTTACAAAAGGCGCATCTACCGCGTAAAAATAGCCACGACAGAAGCGGGATGTTGTGATAAAATTTCAATGTCTTGCCGCATTTAGTGCAGTGAGATGGTGGGAAATTCACGCTCTGCGCGCGTGGCAGGCGATATATCAAAACGTTTGAAAACGAGCCTATGCAAACGCCAAAAATCAGGAAAAACAGCCCCCAAATCACGTATAAACCATCGTAAATATCCATCAAACCCCACCAAACCTTCTATTTTTTTGCCTGTAGTCTTTGACTATCGCTCCAAGCTCTTTTTTGCTAAATTCCGGCCAGAGCGTCTTTGTAAATGCAAGCTCGGCATAGCTAGCCTGCCAAAGCATGAAATTTGACAGCCTCTGCTCGCCGCCAGTCCTGATGAGTAGATCGATATCCTCGCTCTCGTCCAGTTTGGCGCTTATGCTGGCCTCGTTTATTAGCTCGCCGTTTTTTGCCAGTGCCCTAAACGCTCGCACCAGCTCGTCGCGCGCGCCATAATTTATGGCTAAATTCAGCTTTAGCTTTTTATTGTCCTTTGTCAGCTCTTTAAGCAGCGAAATTTCAGCCTTTAGCTCCCGACCAAACGGCTCTATATCGCCAATGGTCGTAAATTTTATGCCGTTGTTTAAAAAATTTTCTCGCTTTGAAACGAGGAATTTTTTAAGCAGATCCATTAAAAATTCGACCTCTTTTTGCGGTCGTTTCCAGTTTTCGGTGCTAAATGCGTAAAGGCTGAGAATTGTAACGCCCTCATCGATACAAAATTCACACATCGCTTCAACGACGCTAGCCCCGACCTCGTGCCCTTTCGTGCGTAAAAAGCCGCGCCTTTTCGCCCAGCGCCCGTTGCCGTCCATGATGATACCAAGATGTTTTAACTCGTTCAAATTATCCCTTAAAATCGACTATCTTATCGTCTTTGCTCCAAAATGGCAAGACATTTTGCACGCCGATATCACATGCAAATTCCTTTTTTAAAAGCGCCGCAACGTTTTTAAATGGCGTCATAACGTGTGAAATTTCACCTTTTTCGAGCCCAAAAACGATCGGCGCGAAATTTGAAAATACGAGATAAATCCAGCTTTTGCTCCTATCTTTTTTTAGCTGAAGGAGGCCAAGGACGCCGTTATAGACAAAGGGGATGTGGATGATGCTTTCTTGCAGGGCCGTTATCATTTTGGTGTAAATTTTAAATTCCTCTTTGTTTTGCGTGGTGCTTAAGACCTCAAAAATATGCTCGTAAAGCCAGCTTAAATTTGGCTGCGAGATCAGATTTTCAATGAGCCAAAGCCCGTTTTCAAACGCGTGAAATTCCAAAATTTTAGGCTTTTCAAACATATTTCTTATGAGGATATTTTCGCTGGCGCTCTCTATCTCGCCCCAGTATTGGCTGCCGACATTTAGCGGCTTTAGGCTTTTTGTATTCAGGCTTTTGTCTGCAAATTTCAAAATATATCTATTAAAGCCTATCTTTTCGTTGACCTTTAGGCTTATTGGCAGCGACGTATTTAAGGGTATGGGCGAGCTGTTTTGAGCTGCGGCTATCCTTTGAACGCGTGAAATTTTTTCTATCATAATCTGCTTGCAAGATCTAGGATTTGTTTGGCGATCTCGCTTTTTTGCGCCATTTTTAGCTGTGTTTCGCCGTTTTTGGTGATAAATGTCACCTCGTTTACTTCGCTGCCAAAGGCATTTTGATCGGTGAGCACGTTTAAGCAAACGGCGTCAAGGCCTTTGTTTGAAAGCATTTTCTGCGCGCTTTGCTTGGCGTTTGCAGGGTCAAATTCCATCTTAAAGCCGATCTTTTTGCAGCTAAATTTTGCGAGCTCGTTTAGGATATCTAAATTTTGCACCAGCTTTAGGCTCCACTGCTTGCCAAGCTCCTCTTTTTTGAGCTTGCCGCTAAATTTCTCCTCGCTTACGTAATCGCTCACCGCAGCGCACATCACGAGCAAGTTGGCATTTTTACACTCGTCTTGGCAAATTTTCAAAAGCTCGCCGCTTGAGCGAAATTTCACGACCTTATACGGCAAATCTCGCGTCTCAAAGCTCGCTGCTAGCGTCACATTCGCACCTGCGAAATAAAACGCGTCTGCAAGCGCTCTTGCCATTTTGCCGCTTGAAAGGTTCGTTATCGCGCGCACATCGTCTATCTTTTCTGTCGTCGCACCGCCCGTGACTAGGACGTTTTTGTCTTTGAAATTTTGCTCGCTAAGCTTGCGGATAGCTTCGTAGATGATAGTTTCAGGTTCGCTAAGTCCGCCTTTGCCCTCATCGCCGCAGGCTAAAATTTTATTTACGGGCCCTACTATGCTAGCTCCGTTTCGTTTTAAAATTTCGAGGCTGTTTTGGGTGGCGAAGTGGCTTATCATTTTGTCGTTTGCCGCCGGTGCGATGACGAGAGGCACGGCCGAAGCGGCTATGAGCGTTTGCATGAATACATTATCGCAAATACCGCTTGCTAGCTTGTTTATGGTATTTACGGAGGCCGGTGCTATCAGCACGAGATCCATTTTTGCATAGGCGATGTGATTTACACCAGCTTGCCAGTCCTCGCTGACACTGCTTAAGACGCGGTGCGCACTAAGGGCTTCAAAGCCTGCGATAGAGCAAAATTTGAGCGCTCCGTCGCTTAATGCGACATACACGTCAGCGCCTTGTTTTTTTAATAGCGACAAAATTTCATAAGCCTTGTAAAATGCGATGCTGCCGCAGACTGCGAGTAAAATTTTTTTATTTTTCAGCATCGTTTTTGCCAAAAAATTTATAGAAAAATCCGGCTTTGTTTTCTTGTTTGCCTCTGCTTATGGCGAGCGCTCCGCTTGGAACGTCGTTTGTTATCGTGCTTCCTGCGGCGATGATGACGTCATCGGCGATATTCACGGGTGCTACTAGCTGCGTGTCCGAGCCGATGAAGACATTTTTGCCGATTGTTGTTTTATATTTTGCCTTGCCGTCGTAGTTGCATGTTATCGTACCACATCCTACGTTCGTGCCGCTAGCTATCTCGCAGTCGCCAAGATAGCTTAGATGTCCGGCCTTTACGCCGTCAAGCACTCCTTTTTTGACTTCGACGAAATTTCCTATATGCGTGTTTTTTATCTCGCTTTTTGGGCGGATGTGTGCGAGTGGCCCGATATCAGAGCCTTCTATCACGCTGTCTTCTACGACGCTGCAGCTTTTTATTATGCTTTCTTTGATATGGCAAGCGCCCAGGATGCTGACATTTTCTTCAAGCACGCATTCGCCTTCAAATTTAGCTCTACTGTCGATGAAAATGCTTTCTGGAAGGCGCATCAAAACGCCCGCTTTCATCAAGTCCTGCTTTATCTCGTCTTGCATGATCTTTTCGGCTACGCTAAGCTGGAATTTATCATTTATACCCATAAAATTTTGCTCACTGACATTTACGGCTACGCATTTAAAGCCGCGTTCGTTGGCGATTTTTATCGTATCGGTGAGGTAAAATTCTTTCTGGGCGTTTTCGTTTTTTATGAGAGGTAAAATCTCTTCTAAAATTTCACGTTTGAAGCAGTAGCAGCCCGCATTTACACTCTTTATGGCTAGCTCGGCTTCGCTGGCGTCTTTTTGCTCGACGATCGCCTCCACCTTGCCGCCTTTTATGATGACGCGTCCGTATCCAAAGGGGTTTGTAGCCTCAAAGCAGCTCATCGCTATATCAGCGTCCGCGTTTGCCAGCCTCATTAGATCAGTAGATCTTACAAGGGGCATGTCTCCGCATGTGACGATGACCTTTTTGCCGCTTAGCGTAGCGCTTTTTAGTGCGCCCGCCGTTCCCGGGAAATTTTCTAGATCTTGAGTGTAAATTTTAGTCTGAGGGAAAATTTCTTTTATCTTTTGGCTGATCAGCTCTTTTTCATAGTGGAGCACGACGCCTACGTCGTTTGTGATAGCATAAGCTTGTTTTAGGATATGTATGATCATAGGCTCGCCACAAAGCTCAAAGAGCACTTTCGGGCGTTTTGACTTCATTCTGGTACCTAGACCTGCGGCTAGGATTATTATGCTTGTATCGTTCATTTTCAAGCCTTTTTCTGGTAAAAATTTCTAAGATTGTATCAAAAAAACGCAAATAATTTTTTAAATTTAACGATGGTTTCAACAAAAACTTAATAGAATAGGCACTTATAATAAAGGAAAAAGTGAGGTGCGATGGATCTAGGAACCGTTGTCGGCTGGGTTTTGACGTTGGTTTTGTTATTTGGATCGATGGCGATCGGCGTTGGCATCGGGCCTTATATCGATGTTCCTTCGGTAATGATCGTTTTTGGTGGTACGATCGGTGTCATGATGGTCGGCTTTAAGATGGAGACGCTAAAGAGCGTGTTCAAATTTTACGGCATCGCGGTCAAGCCTACTCAGATAAATTTAGCCGCAACTATAAAAAAGATCGTGGATTATTCTACCAAAGCCCGTAAAGACGGAATATTGGCACTTGAAAACGATGTGAATAACGAAGTCAATCAATTTTTAAAAAAAGGTCTGTCTATGGCAGTAGACGGCAACGAGCCAGACGCCATACGTGCGCTTTTAGAGATAGACATGGATCAATCAAGCGCCAGACATACGAACAATATCAAAATTTTCGAGCAAGTCGGCGGCTTCGCCGGTGCGATGGGTATGATAGGCACACTGATAGGCCTTGTCGCGATGCTTTTAAACATGTCTGATCCAAGCGCAATAGGTCCGTCGATGGCGGTCGCCTTGCTAACGACGCTTTATGGTGCGATGATAGGCAACATCATAGGTGCTCCGGTCGGAAATATCCTATCCATACGCGATGCGGACGAGGCGCTTGAAAAACAAGTCGTTTTAGAGGGCATAATGTCTATACAAGCAGGCGATAATCCGCGAACTCTCGAGGCTAAACTGCTTGCTTTCTTGCCGCCAAAAGATAGAAAAAGTCAGTTCGAGTAAAATTTAAGATGCCAAAGCTTATAAACCCAAATGATTGTCCAAAGTGCATGCCCGAGTGGCTCGCGACATTTGGGGACTTGATGTCGCTTTTGCTTTGCTTTTTCGTTTTGCTGCTCTCTATGGCTACGATGGATGCCAAAAAGGTCGAAGCTGCGGTAGGCTCACTAGCAGGCGCTCTTAGCGTGCTTGAGGGTGGCGCTAGACCGGACAATCAAGACGATCAAGAGAGTGAGCTCGAAAAACAGATAAAAAAAACAAAAGGGCAGTCCACCAGCTCTCAAGGCGAATTTAGCGAGCTCTCCGCCACGATAAAGAAAATAAACGAGCTTTTAAGTGCTGGCGGAGCTCCTGAAGTCAGCATGGAGGAGAGCGAAGACGGCTTTATCATACGATTGCCATCGGACTTGTTCTTTGAGCCCGGAAAAGCGCAGATAGAAAATGACGATGCAAGGCTATTTTTAAAAAGGATCGCGATGGTCATCGCTAAGTTAAGCCCTGATGTAAATATCAATATCATCGGCCATACAGACGATCAAAAGCCTGATATGAATTCCATCTTTAAAGATAACTGGCAGCTTTCGACCGCGCGAGCGATAAGCGTAGTCGAGGAGATGATGATAGACGGCGTGGACGCTAGAAAGCTCATAGCCTCGGGCAGGGCGTCTTACGATCCTTTTGCTAGCAATCAAACCCCTGAGGGCAGGGCGAAAAACAACCGCGTGGAGATACACTTCGTATCGCTTGATAGAAAAAACAAAGAGGCTACTAAAAAAAGTATCCTTGACGTAGGAAAATGACGATGAGAGCGCTGTTTATCCTAGCCGCTTTGTTTTGTATAAGCTTTGGAGCGCCGGCAGATCCTGTCGTGCCTACCATAAATTTAAGCCTGAGTGCCCCAAGCAGCCCGCAACAGCTCGTAAATTCTCTCAATGTCCTTATCTTTTTAACGATCCTTACCCTCGCTCCGTCGCTCGTTTTTATGATGACGAGCTTTTTGCGCCTCATCATCGTATTTTCGTTTTTGCGTCAGGCCATGGGAACACAGCAAGTGCCGCCATCTACCGTGCTCATCTCACTTGCGATGGTGCTAACGTTTTTCATAATGGAGCCTATCGGCAGACAAAGCTACGACGAGGGCGTGAAGCCCTATTTGGCCGAGCAGATAGGATACGAGGAGATGTTCGAGCGTAGCGTGAAGCCGTTTAAAAATTTTATGGTCAAAAATACGCGAGAAAAGGATCTGGCGCTATTTTTTAGGATAAGAGATCTGCAAAACCCCTCAAACATGGACGATATCCCGCTTAGCATAGCGATGTCCGCATTTATGATAAGCGAGCTCAAGACGGCCTTTGAGATAGCATTTTTGTTATATTTACCTTTTTTGGTTATAGATATGGTAGTAAGTTCGGTCCTTATGGCGATGGGTATGATGATGCTGCCGCCCGTGATGATCTCGCTGCCGTTTAAGCTGCTTATATTCGTCCTCGTAGACGGATGGAATTTACTCGTAGGAAATCTAGTAAAAAGCTTTCACTAATGTTTAAAATTTTACTTTTTTTGCTTCCGATCGTTTTATCGGCAGCAAATTTAAAATTTATTATCGAGAATTCCCAAAATTCCGAGCCTGCGAGGATAAAAGCCTATGAGGCGAGTAGGGCGAAACTTGAGCGCGAAAGCGTAGCGAACTCCTATCTGCCAAGCCTTAGCTTGGAGGGCGGCATGCACCGCACTTACGGCGATCGCTCGATGCTGACGCCAAAAAGCTCCTCTAGCATCCTGGCAAAGGTCGAATTTTTACTATACGACGGCGGAGCGCGCGAGGCTAGAGATGAGATCCTAAGCCATTTGCAAAACAAAGCCGTCTTGGAGGACGAGGAATTTAGAAATTATCTGGCGTATCAAAGCGCGAATCTTTACTTCAACGCCGTCGCGCTAGAAAAGATCATCGCCGCTAAGCACGCTCAAAGCCAGTATCTAAATTCAGCTCTAAAGCGCCTTGGTAAGATGCAAAGTGCGGGGCTGGCGGCCACTGACGAGCTGGAGAGCATAAGAGCTAAATATCATCTATCTTTGAGCGAGGCGCTGGAATTTAAGCAAAAGCAAAATGAAATTCTAAGCTCCATCGAACTAATCAGCGCCCAAGCCATCATCCCGCAAAGCGGAGACTCTCTGCAAATGCCAAATTTTAGCAAGACCTCTGAAAATCTAAATCTAAAAGCGCTGAACGAGCAGCTTCTAGCCAGTGAGCGCAGAGTCCAGGAGGTCGGCTCAAAGCAGCTGCCTCAGATATTCATCTACGACACCTACGGCTTTTACAGGAACGATTATGATTTTGCGCTGGGCGAGTTTGAGAGATATAGGCCTTACGTGAATGAATTTTTTGAGAAAAATTCGCAGAGCAATCAGCTTGGCGTGGGCTTTAAATGGAAAATTTTCGATTTCAAAGCGACCAGCAAAGAAAAACAAAGTGCGCGTATAGCCTCCTTGCAAGCGAGGCTAAATTTAGACTACAAACGCCGAGAAAACGAGCTCAAGCTTAAAAATTTAAAAAACGATATCGAGGTTTTGACGAGTAAAATTTCAGCCCTCGAGCAATACGTGAAAGCAGCCGATGCGAGCCTTGAGGCAAGCGTCAAAAAATATGAATCGGGTCTACTTGGCTATACGGAATTTTTGGCGGCTTTGGCTGCGAAATTTGACGCGGCGAGTGCGCTTGAGATGAGCGTGGACGAGCTTGAGATAAAAAAGGCCGAGTATTTTTACGAGAGCGGCGTAGACATCGCGCAAAAGGTGGTGCAATGAGAAAAATTTTGATGCTTTTAGCCTCGCTTTGCTTTTGCTTTGGCGAGGAGAAAATTTATGCGACGTTTGAGGTTTTGGCTAAAAATAGCTCCAAGCTTGCGTTTGAGAGCTCAGGCATAGTCTCAAGCGTAAATGTCGATGTGAGCGATACTCTAGAAAAGGGCGATGTCCTTGCGAGGCTTGAAAACAGCAGCGAGCTAATAGCGCTTCAAAAGGCTAAAAATGACCTAGCTTTGGCCGTCACGGCTAAAAATTTCGCCCTAAATACCCTGAAAAAATTCGAGAAAGTAAAAGATGTGACCTCAAAACAAAATTTTGACGAGGCGAAATTTAGCTACGACAAGGCGGCACTAGACGAGCAAAGCGCAAAGATCGCCATAAAAAACATAGAAAATATCCTCGATAAAAAGCAGCTTAAAGCGCCGTTTGATGCGGTAGTGGTGCAAAAAAACATTGAGGTAGGCGAGGGCGTGGGCGCTGTGATGCAAAGCGCTTTTACCATAAATTCCAGCGATTCAAAGCTACTTATCGCGATCGATGAGAAATTTGCAAACGCCGTAAAAGTAGGCGATAGATTTATCTTTAAGCTTGACGGCGAGGCAAACGAGCAAAGCGCTGAAATTTCGCTAGTTTATCCGATCATCGAGCCTAAAAATCGTAAATTTTATGCCGAGGCTTACGTAAAAGGTATCAAGCCGGGCCTCTTTGGCGAAGGATACGTGGTAGCAAAATAATGTATAAATTCGCGATCAACCGCCCGATAACGACACTGATGTTTTTTGTCTCGCTCCTGTTTTTCGGGGTATTTTCACTGCGAACGATGAGCGTGAATCTCTATCCGGAGGTCGATATCCCGATAATCATGGTCACGACCTATGCAGACGGCGATATGAGCTTTATAAAAAGCAAAGTCACTCAAAAGATCGAGGACGAGATCGCCAGCGTCGAAGGCATAAAGAAAATTTACTCAAACAGCTTTGACGGCCTAAGTCTGGTGACGATAGAATTCGATCTAAAAAAGAACATCGAAGCCGCTGCGAACGATGTGCGCGACCGCATGGCAAAGGCGCGTATAAACGGCAGCTACAAGATAGAAAAGCTAAGTGGCGGCGGTAGCGCGATATTTAGCCTTTTTATCAGTGCAAAAGACGGCAATGCCACAAAGCTGATGAAAAAGAT containing:
- the glmU gene encoding bifunctional UDP-N-acetylglucosamine diphosphorylase/glucosamine-1-phosphate N-acetyltransferase GlmU — translated: MNDTSIIILAAGLGTRMKSKRPKVLFELCGEPMIIHILKQAYAITNDVGVVLHYEKELISQKIKEIFPQTKIYTQDLENFPGTAGALKSATLSGKKVIVTCGDMPLVRSTDLMRLANADADIAMSCFEATNPFGYGRVIIKGGKVEAIVEQKDASEAELAIKSVNAGCYCFKREILEEILPLIKNENAQKEFYLTDTIKIANERGFKCVAVNVSEQNFMGINDKFQLSVAEKIMQDEIKQDLMKAGVLMRLPESIFIDSRAKFEGECVLEENVSILGACHIKESIIKSCSVVEDSVIEGSDIGPLAHIRPKSEIKNTHIGNFVEVKKGVLDGVKAGHLSYLGDCEIASGTNVGCGTITCNYDGKAKYKTTIGKNVFIGSDTQLVAPVNIADDVIIAAGSTITNDVPSGALAISRGKQENKAGFFYKFFGKNDAEK
- a CDS encoding motility protein A, with translation MDLGTVVGWVLTLVLLFGSMAIGVGIGPYIDVPSVMIVFGGTIGVMMVGFKMETLKSVFKFYGIAVKPTQINLAATIKKIVDYSTKARKDGILALENDVNNEVNQFLKKGLSMAVDGNEPDAIRALLEIDMDQSSARHTNNIKIFEQVGGFAGAMGMIGTLIGLVAMLLNMSDPSAIGPSMAVALLTTLYGAMIGNIIGAPVGNILSIRDADEALEKQVVLEGIMSIQAGDNPRTLEAKLLAFLPPKDRKSQFE
- a CDS encoding OmpA/MotB family protein, producing the protein MPKLINPNDCPKCMPEWLATFGDLMSLLLCFFVLLLSMATMDAKKVEAAVGSLAGALSVLEGGARPDNQDDQESELEKQIKKTKGQSTSSQGEFSELSATIKKINELLSAGGAPEVSMEESEDGFIIRLPSDLFFEPGKAQIENDDARLFLKRIAMVIAKLSPDVNINIIGHTDDQKPDMNSIFKDNWQLSTARAISVVEEMMIDGVDARKLIASGRASYDPFASNQTPEGRAKNNRVEIHFVSLDRKNKEATKKSILDVGK
- the fliP gene encoding flagellar type III secretion system pore protein FliP (The bacterial flagellar biogenesis protein FliP forms a type III secretion system (T3SS)-type pore required for flagellar assembly.); its protein translation is MRALFILAALFCISFGAPADPVVPTINLSLSAPSSPQQLVNSLNVLIFLTILTLAPSLVFMMTSFLRLIIVFSFLRQAMGTQQVPPSTVLISLAMVLTFFIMEPIGRQSYDEGVKPYLAEQIGYEEMFERSVKPFKNFMVKNTREKDLALFFRIRDLQNPSNMDDIPLSIAMSAFMISELKTAFEIAFLLYLPFLVIDMVVSSVLMAMGMMMLPPVMISLPFKLLIFVLVDGWNLLVGNLVKSFH
- a CDS encoding TolC family protein; this translates as MFKILLFLLPIVLSAANLKFIIENSQNSEPARIKAYEASRAKLERESVANSYLPSLSLEGGMHRTYGDRSMLTPKSSSSILAKVEFLLYDGGAREARDEILSHLQNKAVLEDEEFRNYLAYQSANLYFNAVALEKIIAAKHAQSQYLNSALKRLGKMQSAGLAATDELESIRAKYHLSLSEALEFKQKQNEILSSIELISAQAIIPQSGDSLQMPNFSKTSENLNLKALNEQLLASERRVQEVGSKQLPQIFIYDTYGFYRNDYDFALGEFERYRPYVNEFFEKNSQSNQLGVGFKWKIFDFKATSKEKQSARIASLQARLNLDYKRRENELKLKNLKNDIEVLTSKISALEQYVKAADASLEASVKKYESGLLGYTEFLAALAAKFDAASALEMSVDELEIKKAEYFYESGVDIAQKVVQ
- a CDS encoding efflux RND transporter periplasmic adaptor subunit — encoded protein: MRKILMLLASLCFCFGEEKIYATFEVLAKNSSKLAFESSGIVSSVNVDVSDTLEKGDVLARLENSSELIALQKAKNDLALAVTAKNFALNTLKKFEKVKDVTSKQNFDEAKFSYDKAALDEQSAKIAIKNIENILDKKQLKAPFDAVVVQKNIEVGEGVGAVMQSAFTINSSDSKLLIAIDEKFANAVKVGDRFIFKLDGEANEQSAEISLVYPIIEPKNRKFYAEAYVKGIKPGLFGEGYVVAK